A portion of the Podospora pseudoanserina strain CBS 124.78 chromosome 2, whole genome shotgun sequence genome contains these proteins:
- a CDS encoding hypothetical protein (EggNog:ENOG503P0WU; COG:E) encodes MLSSWARIASSLLLVSARWATAIPTAELDERELNSRQEDNHWVATWTSMPQLVEPNNMPPSQFTNGGVFRDATIRQTLHLSIGAERLRIQISNTFGGSDLPITAASIALAAGNKAGVAGIDAATLKPLTFRNGSSSIVVPRGQVAYTDPIEFSVGPQTNIAVSLYSQQGQSGSSITGHPGSRTTSHMQSGNRVSTATLSGGANTKHWYFLSAVEAWKPKDHSAFVILGDSITDGRGSTDDGNNRWPDLLIARMQKEGINHIGVNNQAAGGNTVLSGGLGPTLLTRYKRDALQVAGVKYVMIFIGVNDIGGGGTDSGSQNSIATRLQSAFQQIVRECKAAGIKTIGGTITQFTGSGQSYSNPTREQTRVKVNEWILNSGTFDATVDFAKIIGDPGNRAQLARQFDGGDHLHPNVAGFQAMADGFPLGFFRAFNGTL; translated from the exons ATGCTTTCTTCGTGGGCGAGAATTGCCTCTTCGTTACTGCTGGTGTCAGCACGATGGGCTACTGCTATTCCAACCGCCGAGTTGGACGAGAGAGAACTCAACTCTCGTCAGGAGGATAATCACTGGGTGGCAACATGGACTTCCATGCCTCAGCTGGTTGAACCTAACAATATGCCGCCTTCGCAATTC ACCAACGGAGGCGTCTTCCGCGATGCCACCATCAGacaaaccctccacctctccatcGGCGCCGAGAGACTCCGCATCCAAATCAGCAACACCTTCGGCGGCAgcgacctccccatcaccgccgcctccatcgccctcgccgccggaAACAAAGCCGGGGTAGCCGGCATCGACGCCGCAACACTCAAACCCCTCACCTTCCGCaacggctcctcctccatcgtcGTCCCCCGCGGCCAGGTAGCGTACACGGACCCAATCGAGTTTTCCGTCGGCCCCCAGACCAACATCGCCGTCTCCCTCTACTCCCAGCAAGGCCAGTCaggcagcagcatcaccggCCACCCCGGCAGCCGCACAACCTCGCACATGCAGTCCGGCAACCGCGTCAGCACCGCCACCCTGTCCGGGGgagccaacaccaagcacTGGTACTTCCTGTCCGCAGTCGAAGCCTGGAAGCCAAAGGATCACTCCGCGTTTGTGATCCTGGGGGATAGCATCACCGACGGGAGAGGCAGCACCGACGACGGGAACAACCGCTGGCCTGACCTGCTCATCGCGCGTATGCAGAAAGAGGGAATCAACCACATCGGCGTCAACAACCAGGCTGCGGGGGGCAACACCGTTCTCTCTGGCGGTCTGGGACCGACCCTCCTCACCCGGTACAAACGCGACGCTTTGCAAGTGGCGGGCGTGAAGTATGTCATGATCTTCATTGGGGTGAATGacatcggcggcggtggcaccGACTCTGGTTCTCAAAACTCCATTGCGACAAGGTTGCAAAGCGCGTTTCAGCAGATTGTTAGGGAGTGCAAAGCAGCGGGGATCAAGACGATAGGGGGGACGATTACTCAGTTTACGGGGAGCGGGCAGAGCTATAGCAACCCGACGAGGGAGCAGACGAGGGTCAAGGTGAATGAGTGGATTTTGAACAGCGGGACGTTTGACGCGACGGTGGATTTTGCAAAGATTATTGGGGATCCGGGGAACCGGGCGCAGCTGGCGAGGCAgtttgatgggggggatCATTTGCATCCTAACGTGGCGGGGTTTCAGGCTATGGCGGATGGCTTCCCGCTGGGGTTTTTCAGAGCTTTTAATGGGACTTTGTga
- a CDS encoding hypothetical protein (COG:Q; EggNog:ENOG503Q4X8): MAVMSILLGGLVTWFVGWIIYCRWLHPYSKYPGPFLASFSRLWIIKELYSGHLEVTLKKWHAKHGPIIRIAENEVSISDPTVIKAIYGAGTAFTKTEFYSAFSMPWSRFPEHFCNIDPKSHGERRKLVNHVYTMTNVGRYEPAIEECIELLYQRVKDASESGRPTDMALWLRYYAFDVIGILFFSRPFGFLETKKDYRGWINATDVLILFLAASAFVPRWMRSLVLMTSIVVPGAMAAVKAMDTMTDAGVEAVEKRQKELQESGGVMEKDDMLASFFRVMEEHGDLDNFGPLEIRGEIYTAIIAGSDTTASAITSVLYHLTKNPRTYRKLRDEIDTAVAEGRISSSGRIRYANAVKLPYFDACCKEGMRVHASLGLSFPRYTPKEGVELLGEFFPPGVKVGCNPQIVQRDKGVFGEDADEFVPERWLGRNAADLERHMLNFGGGPHMCLGKNISMMEIYKALPELIRDYDFELVDPKKEWTLINRWYHQPKNVQTIVTKRKK; encoded by the exons ATGGCAGTCATGTCGATATTACTAGGTGGTCTGGTCACCTGGTTCGTTGGGTGGATCATCTACTGTCGATGGTTACATCCCTACTCCAAATACCCGGGTCCTTTTCTCGCCTCTTTCTCGAGACTGTGGATCATCAAGGAGCTGTACTCGGGTCACTTAGAGGTCACGTTGAAAAAGTGGCACGCAAAACATG GTCCCATCATTCGCATCGCCGAGAACGAGGTGTCTATCTCAGACCCAACCGTTATCAAGGCCATCTATGGAGCCGGGACAGCTTTTACCAAG ACTGAGTTTTACTCGGCTTTCTCAATGCCATGGT CCCGATTCCCGGAGCACTTCTGCAACATAGACCCCAAGTCCCACGGCGAGCGCCGCAAGCTGGTCAACCATGTCTACACCATGACCAACGTCGGCCGCTACGAGCCAGCCATCGAAGAGTGTATCGAACTTCTTTATCAACGTGTCAAGGACGCCAGCGAGTCTGGCAGGCCAACTGACATGGCTCTCTGGCTTCGCTACTACGCCTTTGACGTGATTGGCATCCTTTTCTTCAGCCGTCCGTTTGGTTTTCTGGAGACCAAAAAGGATTACAGGGGCTGGATCAACGCGACCGACGTGCTGATCTTATTCCTGGCAGCCTCTGCGTTTGTGCCCCGCTGGATGCGCAGTCTTGTTTTGATGACCTCTATTGTCGTCCCCGGTGCGATGGCAGCTGTCAAGGCGATGGACACGATGACAGATGCGGGGgttgaggctgttgagaaACGACAGAAGGAGCTGCAGGAGAGCGGTGGCgtgatggagaaggatgatATGCTGGCTAGCTTCTTCCGAGTTATGGAGGAGCATGGGGATTTGGATAACTTTGGTCCGCTGGAGATTAGAGGGGAGATTTACACCGCTAT CATCGCGGGATCCGACACCACGGCTAGTGCCATCACCTCAGTTCTTTATCACCTCACGAAAAATCCTAGAACCTACCGAAAGCTCAGAGATGAGATTGATACGGCCGTTGCCGAGGGTCGGATCAGCTCGTCTGGGAGAATCAGGTATGCTAATGCAGTCAAGCTGCCTTATTTTGACGCCTGCTGCAAGGAGGGCATGAGGGTCCACGCCAGTCTTGGTCTGTCGTTCCCGCGGTACACCCCCAAGGAAGGGGTTGAGCTCCTGGGAGAGTTCTTCCCTCCTGGGGTGAAAGTCGGATGTAACCCTCAGATTGTACAGCGTGATAAAGGTGTGTTTGGAGAGGATGCAGATGAGTTTGTGCCGGAGAGGTGGTTAGGTCGTAATGCTGCTGATTTGGAGAGACACATGCTGAAT tttggtggtggccccCATATGTGCTTGGGCAAGAAT ATCTCAATGATGGAAATCTACAAGGCCCTTCCAGAACTAATCCGCGATTACGATTTCGAGTTGGTTGACCCGAAGAAGGAATGGACTCTGATCAACCGGTGGTACCATCAGCCCAAGAATGTTCAGACAATTGTtaccaagaggaagaaatgA
- a CDS encoding hypothetical protein (EggNog:ENOG503P9I0), translated as MPTHARTGSRSSIDRVFELLGDLEEADLSLLLDDLNHTTESNVPVSQAIALFEKGPSRSNKKYERASSPVRNLQAELERRHSKRLSMAPQPRPQSIISSPLKDKPDPLDFSFPSTSLDLSLDFSSPTSPSLSPPALSPSSSPTSLPSLDESPRPSSRPELPSLITLSLPENETATRPLSVRSARSGTGSALGSRPRSYKRIDRPTILSPTATAELHALLLAYLNDSSSSETSTATPSPTTPLPSLSSSIFSFRHPDDEPEPMMPGLDLLEPSPTRTPYMGFGSLSGGNMGMGMGMGMGGSLKPKASMSSIFEIMGSH; from the coding sequence ATGCCGACACACGCGCGCACCGGATCGCGCTCGTCTATTGACCGAGTCTTCGAGCTGTTGGGCGATCTCGAAGAAGCCGACCTCTCGCTCTTGCTCGACGACCTCAACCATACCACTGAAAGCAACGTCCCCGTCTCCCAAGCTATTGCCTTGTTCGAGAAGGGGCCCAGCAGATCGAACAAGAAATATGAGCGCGCTTCGTCTCCCGTCAGAAACTTGCAGGCCGAGTTGGAGCGTCGGCACAGCAAGAGGCTCTCCATGGCACCACAACCCAGGCCGCAGTCCATaatatcatcaccactcaAAGACAAACCAGACCCGCTGGACTTCTCGTTCCCGTCCACTTCGCTCGATCTTTCTCTCGACTTTTCTTCTCCGACCAGTCCCTCGctctctcctcccgctcTTTCTCCTTCCAGTTCACCGACTAGTCTCCCTTCGCTCGACGAGTCCCCTCGGCCTTCCTCCAGACCCGAGCTTCCATCTTTGATCACACTTTCCTTACCCGAAAACGAAACGGCCACCCGGCCCCTCTCGGTCCGTTCGGCACGTTCGGGAACCGGCTCCGCACTGGGGTCCCGACCTCGTTCCTACAAGCGAATCGACCGGCCAACAATTCTCTCTCCAACTGCGACGGCCGAGCTTCATGCTCTTCTACTGGCATACCTCAACGACTCGTCATCGTCCGAAACCTCAACGGCGACGCCCTCGCCcacaacacccctccccagtTTGTCGAGCTCGATCTTTTCTTTCCGTCATCCAGACGACGAGCCGGAACCGATGATGCCAGGCCTGGACCTTCTCGAACCATCACCGACCAGAACACCGTACATGGGCTTTGGGTCTTTGTCAGGAGGTAACATGGGtatgggcatgggcatgggcatgggtgGAAGCCTGAAACCCAAGGCTAGCATGTCGAGCATTTTCGAGATTATGGGTTCGCACTAA
- a CDS encoding hypothetical protein (COG:Q; EggNog:ENOG503NWDQ) has product MSIVGSTSLKWGQVSRKHPRYAGICMLTVLPTSGCSMIAHRALRLEMPMDIRQLNHPSHQSSFSLVSTLLDSMTLLLSFKQHFTYQLLDYLTIQSTILLLLLGISTYQVVHFLRAGNRPPLPTSPPGEFILGHYRLVPEDAAFKKYAEWSKEYNSDVLFFKTFGTKWIVLNSLESATELLEKRGSNYADRPRFVMFEE; this is encoded by the exons ATGTCTATTGTTGGTAGCACATCCCTGAAATGGGGACAAGTATCCCGCAAACACCCGCGATATGCGGGCATTTGCATGCTCACCGTGTTGCCAACAAGTGGCTGTTCTATGATAGCTCATAGAGCTCTCCGACTTGAAATGCCTATGGATATCCGACAATTAAACCACCCTTCTCACCaatcttccttttcccttgTATCTACCTTGCTTGACAG TATGACGCTACTGCTATCTTTCAAACAACACTTCACGTACCAGCTCTTAGACTACCTAACCATACAGAGCACCATCCTTCTCCTACTTCTCGGCATATCAACCTACCAAGTTGTACACTTTCTGCGAGCAGGAAACAgaccaccactcccaaccAGTCCGCCTGGTGAGTTTATTCTTGGACACTACCGGCTAGTCCCTGAAGATGCCGCTTTCAAAAAGTATGCAGAATGGTCAAAAGAGTATA ACAGCGATGTGCTCTTTTTCAAGACCTTTGGGACGAAGTGGATAGTATTGAACAGCTTGGAATCGGCAACAGAGCTGCTTGAGAAGAGAGGATCAAATTATGCGGATCGTCCGCGATTTGTGATGTTTGAGGAGTAA
- a CDS encoding hypothetical protein (COG:Q; EggNog:ENOG503NWDQ) yields MEPTHRMGWSPTLTWLRWGPKYHLHRKVLQPPFAKSKVGQYQDYQLREALICCKSMLDDPENWVIAVRRFAVAIVLKISYGLNVDSPDSQWIKLAEESAEAIGKSGPPASSIMDRFPLTRYLPTWLPFMERLRYARTWRHAIEDITRLPFEAAMSSPTSPTKSFVHHRMAIHNSNLERSIPNDFTIEDIKGAAATIVIAGNDTTAATLMLLVLYLLKNPHVQSLAHSEISSLPHNLPTFSSLPSLPFTHLLLQETYRLNPLSPLGIPHSSLHPDTYKGMYIPPNTIIYQNIWAMNHNPSIYSDPDDFIPERYLPVDQGGRGEPLPQGNFGFGRRVCIGRHLAENSLMIVLATILATMEIGEPETGEVGEEWSFRGQAIVMPFRASFRPRSDKMKELLDEAVKKLDEEEGEDC; encoded by the exons ATGGAGCCAACACACAGAATGGGCTGGTCCCCAACTCTCACATGGCTTCGCTGGGGGCCAAAATACCATCTTCACCGCAAAGTCTTACAGCCCCCTTTTGCCAAGTCCAAAGTAGGGCAGTATCAAGACTATCAGCTACGAGAGGCGCTGATATGCTGCAAAAGCATGCTCGACGACCCGGAAAACTGGGTTATAGCCGTTAGACGGTTCGCAGTGGCCATCGTTTTGAAGATATCCTACGGGCTCAACGTCGATAGCCCGGACAGCCAGTGGATTAAACTGGCGGAAGAGTCAGCCGAAGCGATAGGTAAATCAGGGCCGCCGGCAAGTTCGATCATGGATCGATTTCCTCTCA CAAGATACCTACCAACATGGCTACCCTTCATGGAACGCCTCCGCTACGCCCGAACCTGGCGCCACGCAATAGAAGACATCACCCGCCTCCCCTTCGAAGCAGCCATGTCCtcgcccacctccccaaccaaaaGCTTTGTCCACCACCGCATGGCCATCCACAACTCCAATCTCGAACGGTCTATCCCAAACGACTTCACCATCGAAGACATCAAAGGCGCCGCCGCAACGATAGTCATAGCAGGCAACGACACG ACCGCCGCCACATTGATGCTCCTGGTATTATACCTCCTCAAAAACCCTCACGTCCAATCCCTCGCCCATTCCGaaatctcctccctcccccataATCTCCCCActttctcctccctcccctccctccccttcacccacCTCCTACTCCAAGAAACCTACCGCCtaaaccccctctcccccctcggaATAccccactcctccctccacccgGACACCTACAAAGGAATGTACATCCCACCCAACACAATCATCTACCAAAACATTTGGGCCATgaaccacaacccctccatctaCTCCGACCCCGACGACTTCATTCCCGAACGGTACCTCCCCGTTGAccaaggcggccgaggtgAGCCCCTGCCACAGGGAAATTTCggttttgggaggagggtctgTATAGGACGGCATCTGGCGGAGAATAGTCTGATGATTGTTTTGGCCACGATACTCGCGACGATGGAGATTGGCGAGCCGGAaacgggggaggtgggtgaggagtgGAGTTTTAGGGGGCAGGC GATTGTAATGCCGTTTAGGGCTTCGTTTAGGCCGAGGTCGGACAAGATGAAAGAGTTGTTGGATGAGGCTGTTAAAAAGttggatgaagaggagggggaagattGTTAG
- a CDS encoding hypothetical protein (EggNog:ENOG503P28A): MAFPFSILPISAAFVLVLSSLFLSLGKSAPANGGVCYSQDLPNILAESFPNSATGVLNATLAIIPISLESARRLIPPQYRILEGAYRSLLPDFPEGMYPVMLQAAHDHDVQFRAYGITIEDFSRVGFEFPFLDFMGDGYSSFRWAPAQLISSTNDIALDGSRAYGTIVSPAEYEPLCDAYETLPNGATHFKGSSVNSAEFIELEMKRLPLNLSPYPMELFKNITNQPTFANGTTCDNMIRLFNTTMSTGEYAPRAVLGSVKARTNALFQGVDKEWTEIYGVQIATPFIENNYLDCKTMQGYEGTGGPGDSFVPGGDNDDHEL; this comes from the exons ATGGCGTTCCCATTTTCTATCCTGCCAATCTCGGCCGCCTTTGTTCTGGTACTATCATCACTCTTCCTCAGCCTTGGGAAGTCAGCTCCGGCAAATGGCGGCGTATGCTATTCGCAAGACCTCCCAAACATACTCGCCGAATCATTCCCAAACAGTGCAACCGGAGTTCTCAATGCCACGCTGGCCATCATTCCTATCTCCCTCGAGTCAGCTCGCCGCCTGATCCCACCACAGTACCGGATCCTCGAGGGGGCTTATCGATCTTTGTTGCCAGACTTTCCAGAGGGCATGTACCCTGTCATGCTGCAAGCCGCCCACGATCACGATGTTCAGTTCAGGGCATATGGCATCACGATAGAGGACTTTTCG CGTGTTGGGTTCGAGTTTCCGTTCCTCGACTTTATGGGTGATGGGTATTCCTCCTTCAGATGGGCACCAGCGCAGCTTATCAGTTCTACCAACGACATTGCTTTGGATGGATCACGAGCCTATGGTACCATTGTCTCTCCAGCCGAGTACGAGCCTCTCTGCGACGCCTACGAGACACTACCCAACGGCGCCACGCACTTCAAGGGCTCAAGCGTGAACTCGGCCGAGTTTATCGAGTTGGAAATGAAGCGCCTTCCGTTGAACCTCAGCCCGTACCCGATGGAGTTGTTCAAGAATATCACCAACCAGCCGACTTTTGCCAATGGTACGACATGCGACAACATGATCAGACTGTTCAACACGACCATGTCGACTGGGGAATATGCACCTAGGGCTGTGCTGGGTAGTGTCAAGGCGAGGACGAATGCCTTGTTCCAAGGGGTAGATAAGGAGTGGACAGAGATCTACGGGGTGCAAATCGCCACTCCGTTTATCGAGAACAACTATCTTGACTGCAAGACAATGCAGGGCTACGAGGGGACTGGTGGACCAGGGGACTCGTTCGTCCCAGGGGGCGATAATGATGATCATGAGCTATGA